A single region of the Gracilibacillus caseinilyticus genome encodes:
- a CDS encoding NAD(P)H-hydrate dehydratase: MYIVTAEEMYEIDRYAIEKGGIEGKILMENAGSQVAQQISQTFTEREKTAVLVGSGNNGGDGFVIARYLVEVGFDVTVFQLVADEKIKGDAAFHKQLWLNTSHQLYRVTDPFELEQYLRAADIVIDAILGIGVSGEIREPIRSFIDVINQSGLVSVAIDIPSGLPANEGIHVDKAIIADLTYIIDAPKMTVFLEDMSRYYGKWQVVNIGIPDAAHQSCNPNRLWCKKDVLASFPKRDLYAHKGSNGKGMVIGGQAMMPGSILLSARAALRSGAGLLTVATVRENVPIVASQCVEATYHLLEGFSGGFQSRDMEAFQQMDAIAFGMGIGRDKATMLLELLESTTCPVLIDADGLYQWKDLLGSQVKRDAPTVITPHFGEMAMLTDRSVAELKQHPFSISRQFAQQHQVYVVLKGKNTVITAPDGDQIVSDQGNAGLAKGGTGDVLSGILLTMLMQHQDVLIALANGCYLHGTSAEYLVEEKHSEIDLLATDVIEGLSQVFRTLS; encoded by the coding sequence ATGTACATCGTAACCGCGGAAGAAATGTACGAAATAGATCGGTATGCGATAGAAAAAGGGGGAATCGAAGGAAAGATTCTGATGGAGAATGCCGGATCACAGGTGGCACAACAAATTAGTCAGACATTTACAGAGCGTGAAAAAACGGCAGTTTTAGTTGGAAGTGGGAATAATGGCGGAGATGGCTTTGTTATCGCACGTTATTTAGTAGAAGTAGGGTTTGATGTGACGGTTTTTCAACTAGTGGCTGACGAAAAAATAAAAGGGGATGCAGCCTTTCATAAGCAATTATGGTTAAATACTTCTCATCAATTGTATCGTGTCACAGACCCATTTGAGCTGGAACAATATTTGCGTGCAGCTGACATTGTGATTGACGCAATTCTCGGAATAGGGGTTTCGGGTGAAATTCGTGAGCCGATACGAAGCTTCATCGATGTGATCAATCAATCAGGATTAGTAAGCGTTGCTATCGATATTCCAAGTGGTTTGCCAGCAAATGAAGGAATCCATGTTGATAAAGCTATTATTGCTGACTTGACGTATATCATTGATGCGCCAAAAATGACAGTGTTCTTAGAAGATATGAGTCGGTACTATGGAAAGTGGCAAGTAGTTAACATAGGTATTCCAGATGCTGCACACCAGTCGTGTAACCCTAATCGTCTTTGGTGTAAGAAAGATGTATTGGCATCTTTTCCGAAACGGGACCTGTATGCACATAAAGGATCGAACGGTAAAGGCATGGTGATAGGCGGACAAGCCATGATGCCTGGTTCTATTCTTCTGTCAGCCAGAGCAGCACTTCGCTCAGGAGCAGGCTTGCTTACCGTTGCAACTGTTAGGGAGAATGTACCGATCGTGGCCAGTCAATGTGTAGAGGCTACGTATCATTTGCTGGAAGGTTTTAGCGGGGGCTTCCAATCGCGCGATATGGAAGCATTCCAACAAATGGACGCAATCGCTTTTGGAATGGGAATAGGAAGAGACAAAGCGACGATGCTACTCGAGTTGTTGGAATCGACGACATGCCCTGTACTGATTGACGCTGATGGCTTATATCAATGGAAAGACTTGTTAGGCTCACAAGTGAAACGAGACGCACCGACTGTCATAACGCCCCATTTTGGTGAAATGGCGATGTTAACAGACCGATCTGTTGCAGAATTAAAACAACATCCTTTTTCAATTTCTAGGCAATTTGCCCAGCAGCATCAAGTCTATGTGGTGCTTAAAGGGAAGAATACGGTTATAACCGCACCCGATGGTGATCAAATTGTAAGTGATCAAGGTAACGCAGGGTTAGCAAAAGGTGGAACAGGTGATGTTCTGTCAGGAATTCTGTTAACGATGTTAATGCAACATCAGGATGTCTTGATCGCTTTGGCAAATGGTTGTTATCTGCATGGAACCTCAGCAGAATATCTGGTGGAGGAAAAACATTCAGAAATCGACTTGCTGGCTACCGATGTGATTGAAGGACTATCGCAAGTATTTCGTACATTGTCTTAA
- the acpS gene encoding holo-ACP synthase codes for MIQGIGVDIVELSRIKGMLERQPRMIERVLTNSEREAAEALRSEIRRIEYIAGRFAAKEAFAKAIGTGLGKLSFQDIEIINNSSGAPVLNSNVLTGQKCFISISHSEQYAIAQVIIEA; via the coding sequence ATGATACAAGGGATAGGTGTTGATATCGTGGAACTTTCCAGAATAAAGGGAATGCTGGAAAGGCAGCCACGGATGATAGAACGTGTACTTACAAATAGTGAAAGAGAAGCAGCTGAGGCATTACGATCTGAGATAAGACGTATTGAATACATAGCTGGCAGATTCGCTGCCAAAGAAGCTTTTGCGAAAGCAATTGGTACCGGTCTTGGTAAATTAAGTTTTCAAGATATAGAAATTATTAATAATTCGTCCGGTGCACCAGTTTTGAATTCGAATGTTTTAACAGGTCAAAAGTGCTTTATATCAATCTCTCACAGTGAACAATATGCAATTGCTCAAGTAATAATTGAAGCATAA
- a CDS encoding rhomboid family intramembrane serine protease, which yields MFIRTENFREFLKFYPVVSFIIIIQLILWVLISFVPFIGEWIYAMGIGWNGLVAQGQYWRVVTPIFLHADFPHLIFNSFSLVLFAPALEVMLGKLKFLVAYLGTGIIANVLTFIVEPSFNYVHLGASGAIFGLFGLYIFMIFFEKQLIDPQNARIILIIAGIGLVMTFFRANINISGHIFGFIAGFAFGPILLRNVKPFSPVLLKRRVRNQGDIGFDPNRWNKKRNRYKPYLKPILYGILIVLMLLGVLSSIL from the coding sequence ATGTTTATTAGGACAGAGAATTTTCGAGAGTTTTTAAAATTTTATCCAGTTGTTTCTTTCATCATAATAATCCAGCTTATCCTTTGGGTACTGATTTCTTTCGTACCCTTTATAGGTGAATGGATTTATGCAATGGGCATTGGCTGGAATGGATTAGTCGCACAAGGGCAATATTGGCGAGTAGTGACACCGATATTTTTACATGCAGATTTTCCACACCTTATTTTTAATTCCTTTTCACTCGTTTTATTTGCACCTGCATTAGAAGTAATGCTAGGGAAATTAAAATTTTTGGTGGCCTACTTGGGAACTGGAATCATTGCAAACGTTCTTACTTTTATTGTTGAGCCAAGTTTCAATTATGTTCATCTTGGCGCATCTGGTGCCATCTTCGGATTATTTGGGTTATATATTTTTATGATCTTTTTTGAAAAACAACTCATTGATCCACAGAACGCCAGAATTATCCTTATCATCGCCGGGATCGGCTTAGTCATGACATTTTTCCGCGCGAACATCAATATCTCAGGTCATATCTTTGGATTCATTGCCGGTTTTGCATTTGGTCCCATTCTTTTACGTAATGTGAAACCATTCTCGCCAGTCCTCTTAAAACGACGCGTGCGAAATCAAGGCGATATTGGATTCGATCCAAACCGTTGGAACAAAAAAAGAAACCGTTATAAACCGTATCTAAAACCGATCCTATACGGCATATTGATTGTATTAATGCTGTTAGGTGTACTATCGAGCATATTGTAA
- a CDS encoding DEAD/DEAH box helicase, with product MTNFNELGISVSIMQALEKMGFEEATPIQAQTIPLGMAGKDVIGQAQTGTGKTAAFGIPMIEKINPNERKIQGLVVAPTRELAIQVSEEIHKLAKIKGVRTLPVYGGQHMERQIRALKDRPHIVVATPGRLLDHLRRRTIRVENVHTAVLDEADEMLNMGFIDDIRDILKAIPEERQTLLFSATMPKEIRDIATTLMKEPEEVKVKSKEMTVSNIDQFFVEVHEKQKFDTLTNLLDIHVPELAIIFGRTKKRVDELTEGLQARGFRAEGIHGDLTQGKRSSVLKKFKFGRIEILVATDVAARGLDISGVTHVYNFDIPQDPESYVHRIGRTGRAGKMGEAISFITPREVPHLHLIEKVTKSKMKRMSAPSYDEAKRGQQQLTVEKLIKTIEKRELQDYRETASELLDQYDSVTVVAAALKMLTKERRQTPVTLTSVQPVSVKKASKNKGGHNKKFRNNDKRGGYNGRKGKQGGGRNRKFQNKRSKGNQNR from the coding sequence GTGACAAATTTTAATGAATTAGGTATTTCAGTATCAATTATGCAAGCATTAGAGAAAATGGGATTCGAAGAGGCAACACCGATTCAGGCTCAGACGATTCCATTGGGAATGGCTGGTAAGGACGTTATTGGCCAAGCACAGACAGGTACAGGGAAAACCGCTGCTTTCGGTATTCCAATGATCGAGAAAATTAATCCAAATGAACGAAAAATACAAGGGTTAGTTGTCGCGCCGACAAGAGAATTGGCGATTCAGGTGTCAGAGGAAATCCATAAATTAGCTAAAATCAAAGGTGTTCGCACATTACCGGTATATGGTGGTCAACATATGGAGCGTCAAATCAGAGCGCTAAAAGATCGCCCACATATTGTGGTAGCTACACCAGGTCGACTATTAGACCACTTACGTCGCCGTACGATCAGAGTGGAGAACGTGCATACTGCTGTATTAGATGAAGCGGATGAAATGTTGAACATGGGCTTTATTGATGATATTCGTGATATTCTTAAAGCAATTCCAGAAGAAAGACAAACATTGCTTTTCTCTGCTACGATGCCGAAAGAAATTCGTGATATTGCAACAACATTGATGAAAGAGCCTGAAGAAGTAAAAGTAAAATCAAAAGAAATGACTGTATCCAATATCGATCAGTTCTTTGTAGAAGTACACGAAAAGCAAAAATTCGATACATTAACAAATCTTTTGGATATTCATGTACCGGAATTGGCGATTATATTTGGTCGTACGAAGAAGCGTGTCGATGAGCTGACAGAAGGATTACAAGCTCGCGGTTTCCGTGCAGAAGGAATTCATGGTGACTTAACACAAGGTAAACGTAGTTCAGTTCTTAAGAAGTTTAAATTTGGTCGAATTGAAATCTTAGTTGCAACAGATGTAGCAGCACGTGGTCTTGATATCTCAGGTGTTACACATGTTTACAACTTCGATATTCCACAGGACCCAGAAAGCTATGTACACCGCATTGGACGTACTGGTCGTGCCGGTAAAATGGGAGAAGCCATTTCTTTTATCACGCCAAGAGAAGTACCACATTTGCATTTAATTGAAAAAGTAACAAAGAGTAAAATGAAGCGAATGAGTGCGCCAAGTTATGATGAAGCGAAGCGTGGTCAACAACAATTAACTGTGGAAAAATTAATCAAAACAATTGAAAAAAGAGAATTACAGGATTATCGCGAAACAGCATCTGAGTTGTTAGATCAGTATGATTCTGTAACAGTTGTAGCAGCTGCGTTGAAAATGTTGACAAAGGAAAGAAGACAAACACCTGTAACACTTACTTCGGTTCAACCAGTGAGTGTGAAGAAAGCTTCCAAAAATAAAGGCGGCCATAATAAAAAATTCCGTAACAATGATAAGCGTGGCGGATATAACGGTCGTAAAGGAAAACAAGGCGGCGGACGCAACCGTAAATTCCAAAACAAACGATCAAAAGGAAATCAAAATAGATAA
- a CDS encoding DMT family transporter, whose amino-acid sequence MNKQVIPFIAIILGVISVSTAAVFVKLASDAPAAVTANYRLLIASILLLPYILIKKRDELKKIARKEWIFTILAGVSLAIHFIVWFESFSYTSVASSTVIVTLQPIFAFIGTYFFFHERFSAGTVISMIIAIFGSVIIAWGDFQIDNEALYGDFLALLGAIFITIYFLFGQGIRTKVSVMSYTFIAYSIGAITILMYNIAAGNAMTGYDSDHWLIFTALAVIPTILGLNLLNWALKWVSASVISMAILFEPIGASLLAYILLGEEITWAQWMGGTIVIFGLLLFIASTRRKRKMKITFGHD is encoded by the coding sequence TTGAATAAGCAAGTTATTCCGTTTATTGCCATTATTCTTGGCGTTATATCTGTATCCACTGCTGCTGTCTTCGTAAAGCTAGCCAGTGATGCTCCAGCGGCTGTAACCGCAAATTATCGTTTATTAATAGCAAGTATTTTGCTGTTACCATATATTTTGATAAAAAAACGTGACGAATTAAAAAAAATAGCCAGAAAAGAATGGATATTCACGATACTGGCAGGCGTCAGTCTTGCTATCCATTTTATTGTCTGGTTTGAGTCCTTTTCCTATACGTCTGTGGCCAGTTCGACTGTTATTGTTACGTTACAGCCAATATTCGCTTTTATTGGCACTTATTTTTTCTTTCATGAACGATTTTCTGCTGGCACCGTCATTAGTATGATCATCGCTATTTTTGGAAGTGTTATTATCGCATGGGGTGATTTCCAGATAGATAACGAAGCATTATATGGTGATTTTCTAGCATTACTTGGTGCGATATTCATCACGATATACTTTTTGTTCGGACAGGGCATTCGTACCAAAGTGTCCGTCATGAGCTATACCTTCATAGCATACAGTATTGGTGCGATTACCATACTGATGTACAATATAGCAGCAGGGAATGCCATGACAGGCTATGATAGTGATCATTGGCTTATTTTCACAGCACTTGCAGTGATCCCGACAATTCTTGGGTTAAACCTATTAAATTGGGCATTGAAATGGGTAAGTGCCTCTGTCATATCCATGGCTATTTTATTTGAACCAATTGGCGCGTCTCTGCTTGCTTATATATTGTTGGGAGAAGAGATCACCTGGGCACAATGGATGGGTGGTACCATTGTGATCTTTGGCTTGTTGTTGTTCATCGCCAGTACAAGAAGGAAGCGAAAAATGAAAATTACCTTTGGTCACGATTAA
- a CDS encoding alpha/beta hydrolase, producing the protein MTACLVLHGFTGGPYEVEPLAVHIAEQTGWEVVTPSLPGHGLGQGRDLDLMNVTYQDWIDEAERAYLQLRESHQEIYLIGFSMGGMIAAYLAAKYACEKLVLLSTSRKYISVSQMGLDFIQFAQKAIRKTLKQDPLYNHYRSKSGSVPLKAVSEFLKCMKFTKPYLKRIRCPVFIAQGIQDGMVPYKAVQYLDKEIPSESEIMYFGDSKHLICLGDDKEIVIDTVFQFLKNEQKTRLTINA; encoded by the coding sequence ATGACTGCTTGTCTTGTACTACATGGATTTACTGGTGGTCCTTACGAAGTAGAGCCACTTGCTGTACATATTGCAGAACAGACTGGCTGGGAAGTGGTGACACCTAGCTTACCCGGACACGGCCTGGGTCAAGGGAGAGATCTGGACTTGATGAATGTTACCTATCAAGATTGGATCGACGAAGCAGAAAGGGCGTATTTGCAGTTAAGGGAATCTCATCAGGAGATATATTTAATTGGTTTTTCGATGGGTGGGATGATTGCGGCATATTTAGCAGCGAAATATGCCTGTGAAAAACTAGTCCTGCTATCTACCTCACGAAAATATATCAGTGTTTCTCAAATGGGTCTGGATTTCATTCAATTTGCACAAAAAGCAATCCGAAAAACTTTGAAACAAGACCCGTTGTATAATCATTACCGGAGTAAGTCGGGATCTGTTCCACTGAAAGCTGTTTCAGAATTCTTGAAATGCATGAAATTTACCAAACCATATTTGAAGAGAATTCGCTGTCCTGTTTTTATTGCGCAAGGCATTCAAGATGGAATGGTTCCATATAAAGCGGTACAATATTTGGATAAAGAAATTCCTTCAGAAAGCGAGATAATGTATTTTGGTGATTCGAAACATCTGATTTGCTTAGGTGATGACAAAGAAATCGTAATCGATACGGTATTTCAATTTTTGAAGAATGAACAAAAAACACGACTCACTATCAATGCGTGA
- a CDS encoding YppG family protein: MDERNNGFMQYYNPYQQQNMNPYQPPTYTSPLPMTPFQYYQKPVVPDPYDGFHTPTSSFFGKQNNPMMHYFQDKNGEVDFDKVFHTVNQLANTYQQVSPLFKNVGSILKVFQK; this comes from the coding sequence ATGGATGAACGAAATAATGGCTTTATGCAATATTATAATCCCTACCAACAACAAAATATGAATCCGTATCAGCCACCGACCTATACATCACCTTTACCAATGACACCTTTCCAATATTATCAAAAGCCAGTGGTGCCAGATCCATATGATGGTTTTCATACGCCAACATCTTCCTTTTTCGGGAAACAGAATAATCCAATGATGCATTATTTTCAAGATAAGAATGGTGAAGTAGATTTCGATAAGGTGTTTCACACAGTTAATCAATTGGCTAATACGTATCAACAAGTATCACCATTGTTTAAGAACGTAGGGAGTATCTTAAAGGTTTTTCAAAAATAA
- a CDS encoding thioredoxin family protein: MRHKHVSLYVSDNCEECDQIMDYISNLDISFDVKNTTEDKCHLSELQEHDIYITPAVIIDNYYQIIGFNKDRINQILNV; encoded by the coding sequence TTGAGACATAAGCATGTTAGTTTGTACGTTAGTGATAATTGCGAAGAATGTGATCAGATCATGGATTACATTAGTAACCTGGACATCAGCTTCGATGTGAAAAATACGACAGAGGATAAGTGTCATTTATCAGAACTGCAAGAACATGATATCTATATTACGCCTGCCGTTATCATTGATAATTATTACCAGATTATAGGATTCAACAAGGATAGAATTAACCAAATTTTAAATGTGTAG
- a CDS encoding MarR family winged helix-turn-helix transcriptional regulator: protein MDQERNAYLKKKQDPSLKLFVVLSKAYRAVFDQVAKDIRGHGLNTTDFAVMELLYHQGEQPLQKIGDKILLASGSITYVVDKLEKKGLVKRTPSPDDRRITYASITTSGQQLLNEIFPEHWKQIEVITAGLDESEKQETIRLLKKLGIYADSLTKRD from the coding sequence ATGGATCAGGAAAGAAACGCATACCTAAAGAAAAAGCAAGACCCCTCACTGAAATTATTTGTGGTACTATCTAAAGCATATCGAGCGGTTTTTGATCAGGTTGCGAAAGATATACGCGGACACGGTTTGAATACTACTGATTTTGCGGTAATGGAATTGCTCTATCATCAAGGAGAACAGCCATTACAGAAGATCGGTGATAAAATATTATTAGCAAGTGGCAGTATTACATATGTAGTCGATAAATTAGAGAAAAAAGGATTAGTGAAACGTACGCCCTCACCTGATGATCGAAGAATTACCTATGCATCGATCACAACAAGTGGTCAGCAATTATTGAACGAAATCTTTCCAGAGCACTGGAAGCAAATTGAAGTGATTACAGCTGGGCTTGATGAATCAGAAAAGCAGGAAACGATCCGTTTATTGAAAAAATTAGGAATTTATGCAGATAGTTTGACCAAAAGAGATTGA
- a CDS encoding ABC transporter ATP-binding protein → MLTLENVSVKIGVELIVKDVSFTVSAGSIVGLIGHNGAGKSTVMKTIMGWHDKAQGKININDIDQDQSFISYKKQLAYIPEEPFLLPELTVFQHFQLYGQSYQLEEDLFTKRAKELAALFEISDKLHEYPEALSKGMRQKVQTICSLLPDIPLLLIDEPFMGLDVHAAHHLQTLLIEKAKSGTSILLTSHQLERMEEMADSYVMLHDGEIAEQGAMGDFRLLSRRGKA, encoded by the coding sequence ATGTTAACGCTTGAAAACGTATCAGTGAAAATAGGGGTGGAGCTCATTGTGAAGGATGTAAGCTTTACTGTTTCGGCTGGCAGCATTGTCGGATTGATTGGTCATAATGGGGCGGGGAAATCTACTGTGATGAAAACGATTATGGGGTGGCACGATAAAGCACAAGGGAAGATAAACATTAATGATATTGACCAGGATCAATCCTTTATATCCTATAAAAAACAGCTGGCATACATACCCGAAGAACCTTTCTTATTGCCCGAATTAACAGTATTTCAACATTTCCAACTATATGGACAAAGTTATCAGCTGGAAGAAGATCTATTTACAAAGCGAGCCAAAGAGCTGGCAGCGTTATTTGAGATTTCTGATAAACTTCATGAATATCCAGAAGCATTATCAAAAGGAATGCGGCAAAAGGTCCAAACGATATGCTCATTACTGCCTGATATTCCACTCTTGTTAATAGATGAGCCGTTTATGGGCTTAGATGTACATGCTGCCCATCACTTACAAACTCTTCTAATCGAAAAAGCCAAAAGCGGGACCAGTATCCTACTTACCTCCCATCAATTGGAAAGAATGGAGGAAATGGCAGATTCTTACGTCATGCTTCATGATGGTGAGATTGCCGAACAAGGTGCTATGGGAGATTTTCGTTTGTTATCAAGGAGAGGGAAGGCATGA
- a CDS encoding thioredoxin family protein produces MEAIQTADQFNEIIQSDKPVIIKFYADWCPDCKRMDMFIGEIIEQYNNYDWYQLNSDEVQGLAEKYDVMGIPSLLIFQNGEKLAHRHSAYTKTPDDVLEFLQEELA; encoded by the coding sequence ATGGAAGCTATTCAAACAGCAGATCAATTTAATGAGATCATCCAATCGGACAAGCCGGTTATCATTAAATTCTATGCAGACTGGTGTCCGGATTGTAAGCGAATGGACATGTTTATTGGAGAGATTATCGAACAATATAATAACTATGATTGGTATCAACTCAACAGTGACGAGGTGCAAGGCCTGGCGGAAAAATATGATGTAATGGGTATCCCAAGCTTGCTTATTTTCCAAAATGGTGAAAAACTAGCCCATCGCCACAGTGCTTATACGAAAACACCCGATGATGTACTGGAATTCTTGCAAGAAGAATTAGCTTAG
- a CDS encoding DUF368 domain-containing protein: MEWRNIYRGMLMGASDVVPGVSGGTIAVVLGIYDQLIEAINGFFSKDFKKHLMFLIPLGIGIVTAIFVLAGLIEWLFEHYPQQTQFAFLGLIIGVLPFLFQQSNAKETFKTNHVLLVFIGLVIVGSMVFFQTGEPAPVTDFEASTYLWLFLSGFLASAAMILPGISGSFLLLIIGSYSTIISAIDDFNIPVIITVGIGILLGLVLMSKLIHFFLSRFPTATYAVVIGMVIGSIFVIFPGFPASVLGVLMCVVTFAGGLLFAYFLGKVEY, translated from the coding sequence ATGGAATGGCGAAATATATATCGTGGTATGTTAATGGGGGCAAGTGATGTAGTACCAGGAGTAAGCGGTGGTACCATTGCTGTTGTGTTAGGAATTTATGATCAATTGATTGAAGCGATTAATGGTTTTTTTAGTAAGGATTTTAAGAAGCATTTAATGTTTTTGATTCCATTAGGTATTGGTATTGTAACAGCCATTTTTGTTTTGGCAGGATTGATTGAATGGTTGTTTGAACATTATCCGCAACAAACGCAATTTGCATTTTTAGGGTTGATTATCGGTGTACTGCCGTTTCTTTTTCAGCAATCTAATGCAAAAGAAACGTTTAAAACAAATCATGTATTATTAGTTTTCATAGGGCTCGTAATTGTTGGATCGATGGTTTTCTTTCAGACTGGAGAGCCTGCCCCTGTTACAGATTTCGAAGCGTCTACTTACCTTTGGTTGTTTCTATCAGGGTTCTTAGCAAGTGCTGCTATGATTTTACCAGGGATTAGCGGGTCATTTTTACTGTTGATTATAGGTTCCTATTCGACTATTATTAGTGCGATCGATGACTTTAATATTCCTGTCATCATCACAGTGGGTATTGGAATTTTACTAGGATTAGTACTGATGAGTAAGTTGATTCACTTTTTCCTCTCAAGATTTCCAACGGCTACTTATGCAGTGGTCATCGGGATGGTAATTGGCTCTATATTCGTTATCTTCCCAGGATTTCCGGCAAGTGTCTTAGGGGTCTTGATGTGTGTGGTTACCTTTGCTGGTGGATTGCTTTTTGCATACTTTCTTGGAAAAGTTGAATATTAA
- a CDS encoding CapA family protein — protein sequence MKYHLMIILLLIITGCTADQEYKGQSHHMDNKERSAKDYQQAITIAAIGDLLIHDRVYNDAWDGERYDFQSMLAPVQNYLQKPTIAMANQESIMGGEELGLSNYPRFNSPFDLADDIQKTGVDLVTMANNHTLDKGEVAIHNAIDYYEKIGLRYTGAFKSQADQDTIRVIETDAGISAAFLSYTYGTNGIPVPDGKEYLVNQIDRLQIKSDVLEAEKLADITIVSYHFGQEYMRQPNQEQQDLVQFAADLGTDVVIGHHPHVLQPIEWVEGEQGNKTLVAYSLGNFLSGQYELNRRIGGIFQFTVEKQGDSVSVHTPAFLPTFVQFEMIDDTMTNVEVLPLGNVTNQQLSDAKVHLEEIKQHVSQNIEGLQFIE from the coding sequence ATGAAGTATCATCTTATGATTATCCTTCTATTAATAATAACAGGGTGTACGGCTGATCAGGAATATAAAGGACAGTCTCACCATATGGATAATAAAGAGCGATCGGCAAAGGATTATCAACAAGCAATTACGATTGCTGCCATTGGTGACTTGCTGATTCATGATAGAGTATATAATGATGCATGGGATGGGGAGCGTTATGATTTTCAATCGATGTTAGCACCTGTGCAGAATTATTTGCAAAAACCGACCATTGCGATGGCTAATCAGGAATCGATTATGGGTGGTGAAGAGCTAGGGTTATCCAACTATCCGAGATTTAACAGCCCTTTTGATTTGGCTGATGATATCCAAAAGACGGGTGTGGATTTAGTTACGATGGCCAACAATCATACCTTGGATAAAGGGGAAGTGGCTATTCATAATGCGATCGATTATTATGAAAAAATCGGTCTGCGTTATACGGGGGCATTTAAAAGTCAAGCCGACCAGGATACGATTAGAGTCATAGAAACAGATGCTGGTATTTCTGCAGCATTTTTAAGTTATACATATGGTACCAATGGAATTCCTGTACCAGACGGCAAAGAGTATCTGGTGAATCAGATCGACCGTTTGCAAATTAAAAGTGACGTACTAGAAGCAGAAAAACTGGCGGATATTACAATTGTAAGTTATCATTTTGGACAGGAATATATGCGCCAGCCGAATCAGGAACAGCAAGATTTAGTTCAGTTTGCAGCAGATTTGGGAACAGATGTGGTGATCGGTCATCATCCGCATGTGCTTCAACCGATAGAGTGGGTTGAAGGAGAACAAGGAAACAAAACACTAGTCGCTTATTCTCTGGGCAATTTTCTGTCCGGACAGTACGAACTGAATCGCAGAATTGGTGGTATTTTTCAATTTACAGTAGAAAAACAAGGAGATTCAGTGAGCGTTCATACTCCAGCTTTTCTGCCAACTTTTGTCCAATTTGAAATGATTGATGACACCATGACAAATGTAGAAGTGTTACCTTTGGGGAATGTAACCAATCAACAGCTTTCGGATGCCAAGGTGCACTTAGAAGAAATCAAACAACATGTATCGCAAAATATAGAAGGATTACAGTTTATAGAATAA
- a CDS encoding YkvA family protein, whose protein sequence is MRFFSRLKFLVKFRKSLPFLKEFFLSKEVSLLVKLASVLLMVGYIVFPFDLIPDYLLVFGVLDDVMIVGLILQQMIKMAPESLRAKYDLKK, encoded by the coding sequence ATGCGGTTTTTTAGCAGACTAAAATTTTTAGTTAAATTTCGTAAATCATTGCCGTTTTTAAAAGAGTTCTTTCTGTCAAAAGAAGTATCGTTGCTCGTTAAGTTGGCAAGTGTGTTGTTAATGGTGGGTTATATCGTTTTCCCGTTTGATCTAATTCCTGACTACTTATTAGTATTTGGTGTTTTGGATGATGTAATGATTGTAGGTTTAATTTTGCAACAAATGATCAAAATGGCTCCAGAAAGTCTTCGGGCAAAATATGACCTGAAGAAGTGA